The genomic region AATGGTTCAGAGCCGCCTGGTGTAATCGCTCAGCGCGTGGCGGTGCAGTCACCTGCAAGATGCATCGGCTCCGGCGCGGCCGGCATTGACGTATCAGGCGCAAGCGATCCCGTGACGAGCTTCATCTGCGGCCGTCGCGTCAGCTTGTAGACGGCGGCCGGCGGCACGTTCAGCAGGGCACGATCCACCAGCTTTGCGCGCAAGCCCAGCCGGTCGAGCACGGGCCGCGGGATCGGACAACTCATGCCATAGGTGAACTGGTAGAAGGCGCCGCCGGGGCGGACATGACTGAACGCGCCACCGACGATCGAGACCACCTTGCGCGTCGACATGTTGAGCAGCGGCAGGCCGCTCACGACCGCGCCGACGGGCGCGCCGTCATAGAGGCGCTCCGTTGCGAGCCGCCCTGCATCCATCCACAAGACGCGCGCGTTCGGAAAACGCATCTGGAGCACCTTCATGAAGTCGGAGCCGTATTCGATCAGCGTGAGGTCCTGCTGGCGCACGCCGCGTTTGAGCAGCTTGTAGGTGAACGCGCCGGTGCCGGGGCCGAGCTCGAGAACAGGGCCGGTCGATGCGGTGATCTCGCGGGTGATGAGATCGGCCAGCGCCGCGCCCGACGGCGCGATCGCGCCGACGCGGCGCGGGGCTGACATCCATGACAGGAAGAACGAGAGGAAATCGTTGGGCATGCGCACTCCGGCATCTTGGTTGCGCCTCGCAGGTCAGAGGTGAGGCGGCCGAAGAATCGCTTGAGTGCATTGCGACAGCATTGCGGGCCGCATGCCGATTGCATCAATTCTCCCGGACTGGCGGCAGTGAAATCCTGAAGCACGCGCCGCCGGTCGCTGCGTCCGCGACCGAGATGTGGCCGCCATGCAGGAGCACGATCTCGCGCACCATGTTGAGGCCGAGGCCGGCACCGCGATCGAGCGGTGTCAGCCGGTAGAACGGCTCGAATATCTGTTCGCGCTGATCGGCCGGAATGCCGGCGCCTTCGTCCGTGACCTCGATGTTCGCGGGCCTGCTGACACGAATGCCTATGGTGCCGCGGCGCGGGCCGTGCTGGATCGCATTCTGCACAAGGTTGGTCAGCGCGCGCTCCAGCGCCGCCGCATCGCCGATCGTTTCGACCGGCGTGGAGGGGGCGTCGAGCGCCAACTCGTAGCCGGCGGCAATGGCCAGCGGCGCAAGATCTGCGGCCGCGCTTTGCGCGATTGCGACGAGGTCAACGCGCGTGAAGGGATGGCCGCAGCGGTCGAGCCTTTGAATGTCCAGCAGCTGCTCGGCAAGCGTTGCCAGCCGCGCGGAATCCTCCAGCAACCGGGTCTTGTCCGGCCCCGCTGGAAGCGACTCCAGCCGCGTGTTCAGGATCGCGATCGGTGTGCGCAACTCGTGTGCGGCATCGGCGACGAAGCGCTTGTGGCGGGCATAGCCCTGGTCCAGCCGCGCCAGCGCGTCGTTGACCGCAGTCACGAGCGGCACGACTTCCAGCGGAATCCGGTCCAGCGACAGCCGCGCGCCGCGTTGATGGATGTCGATGCGCCGCGCCTGGTCCGCCGTCGCATCGAGCGCCTCGAAGGCGCGCCGCACGATCATCGGCGTGGCGATGAACGTCGCCGTTCCCATGAGAAGCAGACCGGGCAGGGCGATGCCGAGCAATGCAAGCGATGTCATGAACAACGCCTTGGCGCCGGTGAGCTTGCCTTGCGTCGCAGTGATGATTTGCACATTGCCGGCGTCGGTATCGACCCGCTTCAGCCGCGCCGGGGGCTTGCGCGGATCGTCCTCGAACAGCTGCCAGCCGAGCCGGGCCTGGCTGATCTGGTCGAGGCCGCTGCCGATGGCGGCGAATTCGGCCGGCACGGTGCCTTCGCTGAGCGAATGTCCCTGCCTGTCGCGGACCAGGAACCAGAGATCGGGGGTCTCGCTGCGCAATTGCTTCAGTTCGGTCGTCGACCGCAGGACCAGGTCGCCTTGCGCGTCGCGTCCGAGCGCGCGCTGGACGATATCGATCACGCGATCTTCGTCGCGTCCGGCGATCACGAATCCCGACGCGCTCAATGCCCCGACGACGACGGCAACGAGCGCCGTGAGCAGCACCGCCTGGAGCGACAGCAGGCGCAAGCTCAGCCGCGAGCGCAGACAATAGGGTTCGTGGTGCTTGCTCATGGCAGCTTCTTCAGGAGATAGCCGACGCCGCGGATGCCGTGGATCTCCACGCGCGCATCGGCTTCCGAGAGTTTGCGGCGCAGGCGCGACACATGCGTATCGAGCGCATTCGACTGGATCTCGTCGTCGAAACTGTAGACGGCTTCTTCCAGCGCGGAGCGCAGCACGGTCCGGCCCATGCGGCGGACCAGGGCTTCCAGCACGAGGAGCTCGCGTCGCGGCAGCTCGAGCGGAGCCCCGTCGATGCTTGCCTCGCGATGGCCGAAATCGAAGGCGAGGCGGCCGGCGTGCATGATGTCGGGATGCAGCCCGGCGGGCCGGCGCAGCACGGCGCGCAGCCGCGCCAGCAATTCCTCCACCGCGAACGGCTTTGACAGATAATCATCCGCCCCGCAGTCCAGTCCGGCGACCCGGTCGGCGAGTTCGCCGCGCGCCGTCAACACGATGATCGGCACGCCGTCGGCGCGCGCCCTGAGTTTCGGGATCAGGGTGAGACCGTCGCCATCGGGAAGCTGGCGATCGAGCAGGACGGCGGCGTGGACGTCGGCAGAAATGGCCTCTTCCGCCTCGGCAAGCGTCGGGGCGTGGTCCACGACCATGTCGTAGCGCTTCAGCGCCGACGCCAGCGCGTCGGCCATTTCGGCCTCGTCCTCGACGAGCAAAATCCGCATGATCCGCACCTCAACCTCAATCGCGCCATTCTAGCGGCCGTATCATTGCGGCAGCATTGCGGGAACCGGCTCTCGATGAAGCGGCTTGAGCGGCTCTAGCCATGCACGGAACGCTACCGGGGCGGCCGAGCGGGCCTCAAGACACCGTCGGGGCCGGCCGTTATAACCGCCGGACCTGATCAGGGAGGAATACGAATGATCTACGAAATGCGCATCTATCGCTGCGTGCCCGGCCGCCTGCCGGCACTGCTCAAGCGGTTCGAGACCGTCACGCTGAAGGTGTGGGAAAAGCACGGCATCAAGCAGGCCGGGTTCTTCACGACCCTGATCGGTGAATCCAACCAGGAGCTGACCTATTTCCTGGCCTGGGAGTCGCTCGCCGAGCGCGAGAAGAAGTGGGCCGCCTTCATGACCGATCCGGACTGGATGAAAGGGCGCGCCGAGAGCGAGGCGGACGGCCAGATCGTCGGCAACATCGTCAGCCAGATCCTGGCGCCGACCGCCTTCTCGTCGGTGAAGTAGAGACGGCCGGCGCGAGGGCGTCGCGGGGAGCCTGGGCGCAACCCTGATATTCTGGGAGCCCAGGCCGAATGGGGTTGATCCGCCCTTCATCGCGGCTATGGTCGCGCCGAACGAGGGATTTGCCTTGAGCTCTTCGACGTCAGCGGCTCCGGTCGTCACCATTGGCAAGGTCAAATTCGGCAATGATCTGCCGATCTCGATCATTGCCGGGCCGTGTCAGCTCGAAAGCCGCCAGCATGCGCTGGAGGTGGCCTCCGCGCTGAAGGAGATCGCCGCGCGACTGCAGATCGGCCTCGTCTACAAGACCTCATTCGACAAGGCCAATCGCACCAGCGCGTCGGCCGCGCGTGGCCTCGGACTTGCACAATCGCTGCCGATCTTCGCCGAAATCCGATCGTCGCTCGGCCTGCCGGTCCTGACCGACGTGCATGACGCCGGGCAGTGTGCCGAGGTGGCGCAGGCGGTGGATGTGTTGCAGATTCCCGCCTTCCTGTGTCGCCAGACCGATCTGCTGCTGGCGGCCGCCGCAACCGGCAAGGTCGTCAACGTCAAGAAGGGTCAGTTTCTTGCGCCCTGGGACATGGCCAACGTCGTGTCCAAGATCACGAGCGCGAACAATCCCAACGTGCTCGTCACCGAACGCGGCGCGTCCTTCGGCTACAACACCCTGGTCTCCGACATGCGCGCCTTACCGATCCTGGCGCGTACCACCGGCGCCCCCGTGATCTTCGACGCGACTCATTCGGTGCAACAGCCGGGCGGGAAGGGGACGTCTTCCGGAGGGGAGCGCGAATTCGTGCCGGTGCTCGCACGCGCAGCCGTCGCCGTCGGTGTTGCCGGTATCTTCATCGAGACCCATCCCGATCCTGACAGCGCGCCGTCCGACGGACCCAACATGGTGCCGCTGCGCGAGTTCGAAGGGCTGATCCGAAGGCTGATGGCGTTCGACGCGCTCGCCAAGGATTCGACCAAAGCCGACCCGCGCTGATGCAGCAAGGCGAGGCGCGGGCGCACGATCACGGCCTGCCGGCCGCGCTTTACGTCATCTCCGGTGCAAGCTTCGCCGCGGCGCTCTCCGCGCGCGCGCTCGATCCGGTGCTGCCGCACGTCGCGGAGGACTTTGGCGTCAGCATCGCGACCGCTGCCGGTTTTGCCGCGGTGTTCGCCTTCACCTTCTCGATCATCCAGCCGATCGTCGGCGCCGCCGCCGATCTGTTCGGCAAGACGCGGCTGATGATCGGCTGCCTCGCGCTGCTCGGCCTTGCCAACATCCTGGGGGCGCTCTCGAGCTCATTCTCGGTTCTGTTCGCGACCCGTATCCTCGCCGGTATCGGCTCCGGCGGCGTGTTTCCGGTGGCGCTCAGCCTGACCAGCGATCTCGTCGGTCCGGAGAAGCGCCAGGTCGCGATCAGCCGCACGCTCGCCGGCGCGATGACGGGCAATCTCCTCGGCGCCTCGGCCTCCGGCCTGATCGGCGATTTCCTCGGCTGGCGCGGAGTGCTGGCGGTGCTCGGCGCGCTGGTGATCGTTGCCTCGATCGCGGTCGCCGCCGGTTTTCGTGGCGCCAAGGTCAAGCATCCGCCGAAGACGAGCCTGTCGGCGCTGAAGGCGGGCTATCGCACCATCTTCACCAACCCGAACGCCTATGTCTGTTATGCGGCGGTGTTCATCGAAGGCTGCTGCGTGCTCGGCCTGTTTCCCTACTTCGCTTCGTTCCTGTTCGAGCTCGGTCAGACCTCGCTCTCGATCGCGGGCATCGTCATCGCGGGCTTTGCGGTCGGCGGCTTGTTCTACACGCTGACGGTGTCGCGCCTGCTGCCATGGCTGGGCATGAAGGGAATGATGATCGCGGGCATGACGCTGGTGGCTTCGCAGCTCGTTGCCGTCGGCTTCGGCCTGCGCTGGGAAGTGCAGGCGTTCAATCTCATCGTGATGGGATGGGGCTTCTACATCGCCCATGGCTGCCTTCAGATGTTTGCCAGCGAACTCTCGGTCGAGGCGCGCGCAACCGCGTTGTCGCTGCATTCGTTCTTCTTCTTCATGGGGCAGACGGTGGGGCCGCTCGCCTATGGACTTGGCCTCCAGCATGGCGGCAAGATGCCGACCCTGTTCGCGAGCGCCGCGATCATGGTCGCGCTGGGCTTCGCCTGTGCGCGGCTGTTGAAACAGCGGGCGCCATCGGATGCAGTCGCCTAAAAGATGTCTAGCGCCTGACGCGGCGTATCGTCATTTAGAACCTCCTTTTCTCAGTTTTTGCTTCATCTGGGAAAGCATCTTGGGGCCCCCCGCCGATAGTCTCTCGGCAACCGCACCAAGATCCGGATCAGCATTACGATATTTGCTGCCCCATAAGCCAAGCTCGGCGAGGACAGGCAGCAGATCAATGCCCGCCTCCGTAAGGCGATAAATCGCCTTCAGTTTATGCGTGGGGTCGTCATGACGGGTAAGGACGCCGCCTTCTTGCAGCGTTTGAAGCCGCTCCGCAAGCGTCCGCGATGATATCGATTCATCGGACTGCAGAAATTCCCGGAAGTGCTGTTTCCCCGCGAAAACGATGTCACGCACAATCAGCAGCGTCCAGCGATCGCCGAGCAACTCCAGCGACAGACTGATTGGGCAACCTGATCGCTGTCTTCCCGACATCCGTAGTTCCCTTTGTAAATCGATTTACTATTGACATCATTCGAGGCTGGCGTCAATGCTTCCAAATGTAAACCAATCACAAAGTCTCAATGCTGGAGGAGTGGTGGAAAATGCCCGCAGATATCCATCAGGTTGCAAGCGGCGGCTT from Bradyrhizobium lupini harbors:
- a CDS encoding class I SAM-dependent methyltransferase is translated as MPNDFLSFFLSWMSAPRRVGAIAPSGAALADLITREITASTGPVLELGPGTGAFTYKLLKRGVRQQDLTLIEYGSDFMKVLQMRFPNARVLWMDAGRLATERLYDGAPVGAVVSGLPLLNMSTRKVVSIVGGAFSHVRPGGAFYQFTYGMSCPIPRPVLDRLGLRAKLVDRALLNVPPAAVYKLTRRPQMKLVTGSLAPDTSMPAAPEPMHLAGDCTATR
- a CDS encoding sensor histidine kinase, translated to MSKHHEPYCLRSRLSLRLLSLQAVLLTALVAVVVGALSASGFVIAGRDEDRVIDIVQRALGRDAQGDLVLRSTTELKQLRSETPDLWFLVRDRQGHSLSEGTVPAEFAAIGSGLDQISQARLGWQLFEDDPRKPPARLKRVDTDAGNVQIITATQGKLTGAKALFMTSLALLGIALPGLLLMGTATFIATPMIVRRAFEALDATADQARRIDIHQRGARLSLDRIPLEVVPLVTAVNDALARLDQGYARHKRFVADAAHELRTPIAILNTRLESLPAGPDKTRLLEDSARLATLAEQLLDIQRLDRCGHPFTRVDLVAIAQSAAADLAPLAIAAGYELALDAPSTPVETIGDAAALERALTNLVQNAIQHGPRRGTIGIRVSRPANIEVTDEGAGIPADQREQIFEPFYRLTPLDRGAGLGLNMVREIVLLHGGHISVADAATGGACFRISLPPVREN
- a CDS encoding response regulator transcription factor codes for the protein MRILLVEDEAEMADALASALKRYDMVVDHAPTLAEAEEAISADVHAAVLLDRQLPDGDGLTLIPKLRARADGVPIIVLTARGELADRVAGLDCGADDYLSKPFAVEELLARLRAVLRRPAGLHPDIMHAGRLAFDFGHREASIDGAPLELPRRELLVLEALVRRMGRTVLRSALEEAVYSFDDEIQSNALDTHVSRLRRKLSEADARVEIHGIRGVGYLLKKLP
- a CDS encoding NIPSNAP family protein, whose product is MIYEMRIYRCVPGRLPALLKRFETVTLKVWEKHGIKQAGFFTTLIGESNQELTYFLAWESLAEREKKWAAFMTDPDWMKGRAESEADGQIVGNIVSQILAPTAFSSVK
- the kdsA gene encoding 3-deoxy-8-phosphooctulonate synthase; protein product: MSSSTSAAPVVTIGKVKFGNDLPISIIAGPCQLESRQHALEVASALKEIAARLQIGLVYKTSFDKANRTSASAARGLGLAQSLPIFAEIRSSLGLPVLTDVHDAGQCAEVAQAVDVLQIPAFLCRQTDLLLAAAATGKVVNVKKGQFLAPWDMANVVSKITSANNPNVLVTERGASFGYNTLVSDMRALPILARTTGAPVIFDATHSVQQPGGKGTSSGGEREFVPVLARAAVAVGVAGIFIETHPDPDSAPSDGPNMVPLREFEGLIRRLMAFDALAKDSTKADPR
- a CDS encoding MFS transporter, whose amino-acid sequence is MQQGEARAHDHGLPAALYVISGASFAAALSARALDPVLPHVAEDFGVSIATAAGFAAVFAFTFSIIQPIVGAAADLFGKTRLMIGCLALLGLANILGALSSSFSVLFATRILAGIGSGGVFPVALSLTSDLVGPEKRQVAISRTLAGAMTGNLLGASASGLIGDFLGWRGVLAVLGALVIVASIAVAAGFRGAKVKHPPKTSLSALKAGYRTIFTNPNAYVCYAAVFIEGCCVLGLFPYFASFLFELGQTSLSIAGIVIAGFAVGGLFYTLTVSRLLPWLGMKGMMIAGMTLVASQLVAVGFGLRWEVQAFNLIVMGWGFYIAHGCLQMFASELSVEARATALSLHSFFFFMGQTVGPLAYGLGLQHGGKMPTLFASAAIMVALGFACARLLKQRAPSDAVA
- a CDS encoding winged helix-turn-helix transcriptional regulator codes for the protein MSGRQRSGCPISLSLELLGDRWTLLIVRDIVFAGKQHFREFLQSDESISSRTLAERLQTLQEGGVLTRHDDPTHKLKAIYRLTEAGIDLLPVLAELGLWGSKYRNADPDLGAVAERLSAGGPKMLSQMKQKLRKGGSK